A window of Centroberyx gerrardi isolate f3 chromosome 19, fCenGer3.hap1.cur.20231027, whole genome shotgun sequence genomic DNA:
CTTCAGTCAATGTAATGTTAAACTCTTGCTCTTATTTGTACAAAATAATAGTAAACTAAGTGGGATAGTATGGGAGTAAAGTCCTGAATCTATTGCAATGGGAGAATTTCAATTTTCCAGAAACACTAGTCTGAACCTGTACTAGTGAAAGCAGTGCTTTACTGACTGGTAAATGTTCTCTAAGAGAAGATAGTAGAATCTTTACTTTCTACTACTATTTATTGAAGAACTGAGTGTGTCAGAGGGGACAGGCTGAAAAGTCACAAACAAGACAGGGAATTTTCCTTCAGCCTTGTCAAATCCTAATTCTACAGCATTCTTATGAAAGATACTAAAAGTCCAGCAAACCTTTTCTAACAGATTTGCCATTTGATCTGTTGAGCAGGTGCTTTCTCCTTTTATCAGTGAATGTCTTCAgcactgcagcttcacttgctgctgctctcaccagCACACTTATGTCTTTTAATGTTTGACAGACAATAAAATCCTCTCCCACACACGCTGCAACTGTATggtgtctctcctgtgtgtaGTCTCATATGTTTCTTCAGGTTTCCCTTCTCACTAAAACGTTTCTCACAAaatgagcaactaaatggtttctctccagtatggactctcatgtgtctcTTCAGATCCACTTTTTcaccaaaacttttaccacacactgaacaactaaatggtttctctccagtatgGACTTTCATGTGTCTAACCAACGCCCCCCTCTCCCGATAATTTTTGTTACAAACTGAGCAGCTGAaaggtttctcccctgtgtggagtCTCATGTGTGTCTGCAAATGTTCTTTGAAGCCAAATTTTTTACCACAAACTGTACAGTcgaatggtttctcccctgtatgGCTGGTCATGTGCCTCCGCAGAATTCCCTTACGGCCAAATGTTTTACTACACACTGAGCAACTAAagggtttctcccctgtgtggctTCGCATGTGTACCTGCATATTTCCCTTCTGATGGAATCCTTTAGCACAAATTGGGCAACTAAAGTGTTTCTCCCCAGTATGAGATCCCATATCACTTACAAGGActtcattgtttttcagtgagtctaaacctgactgaggttcCCTAGTTTCCTTCcattcatcatcactgtcttcagtctcaggttcAGAACAGTGTGAAGAGGGGAGTTGGTCATCACTAGTTGGTTGTAAatgactagctggatctaagttcctggctggttctgatactccacagtcctctccatcagcttctgttttcatctgttcagttgagctgctggctagaggctctgcctctctgttctcctcagtttggctttgatgaagctgtgaggactgaggtttctcttcatcatcttcactcttcacagggacaggagtgaacgggaactcggtgatatcggcctcctccggcccttgaagccgctctccctcctgactggtccagagttcctcctgttcctctttaatgtgtgggggctctgggtcctcctggtccagactggagctccagtcctgctgctcagggggaacctcttcttcactgaccagcagctgtGGAACATCTAACAGGAAGGACAAAATAATAGAACCAGTTAATATAACAATGGTTTTCCTCTGTAACAAACTGTGTGCAGACATACAGCCATTAAAGGAACATTCCATAATGCATTATTCACCCTCTGGGGACCCACAGTTATGCCCCTGAATGTGATAGAACAAagtaacaaaacaacaattCTTCTTGCCTTGCCAAGGATCTGTCTTTCCAGGTGAGAGCTTGAATCTCTTGAAAGCCTACACTACCCAGAATGAGTTGCACCGCAGTCTTGAGCAAATGGCCTGCCTGCAGAGGTGGGAAGCGAATGAGTGACTCAGACTGCCTGAGTTGAAAAGTTTGCATAACTGAGGCGCGTATCTTACAGTTATAATCATCAGCAATCAACACTAATGCTAGGGCTTCATCGTTCAAgattttaaagctacactaaacaatttttctgaccactagagggcgacagaaaccgcaacacattttgtaaacacacacagcaaagctactgggcgacggaagcccttaaggacaaaccgtgcataaaggctaatggctaaaataaacataCCTACGGAGGAATATCGGCTGTTACCAGTCTTGCTTTGCTAGATtattctcccactgaaggtcacatgtcccacaatgacaagtaaagaggcaggtagcaagtttactagttgaaaacgtttactcgctcgcttcatcgattcaccATGACTCGGGCCgactgacaacaagctttaggaaagaggagaaaacaacaacaagctgctgctgtgtggctgctTGTTTACATCACTACGTCTCacagaaatctccacgtagcacacgctagtttcaggattggttacagggtctgaaatcacttattgcaggtttaagctTTACCCTCCCTTCACTTTAAATAATTAGTGTTAATGGCTACAATGATGTTAATTTAGGTGTTAATAATGATTAAAAATGGCATAAATGGTGCAAGAATAGTGTGagaattatattttatttgtacaAACCTGCTCTGTATAACTGTATTTGGGGTTTAAAAACAGCGTCCAGGAGCTTGCATTGTTGATCATTCTTTTTTGAAAGATAAACTTCCTCCTCGTACTCTGCCACTGTTCTTTCAAAAAGCTCAAATATCTCTTCTACAGCTGCAGTTAGTCGCTGGCTGACCAACACTCTAGACATTTTCAGAGAATAACAGGAACTTGTTCTCCTGGACTTGTTGCTGACAAACAAACTTTGTCCTTCAACGCTCCGTCTCTTCTTTGATTTCAGAGAGtctaaacctgactgaggttcTCTAGTCTCCTTCCAATCATCAtctctgtcttcagtctcacgttcagaagagtctgaagtcttgccatcactagttggttgtaaatgactagctggatctaagttcctggctggttctgatactccacagtcctctccatcagcttctgttttcatctgttcagttgagctgctggctagaggctctgcctctctgttctcctcagtttggctttgatgaagctgtgaggactgaggtttctcttcatcatcttcactcttcacagggacaggagtgaacgggaactcggtgatatcggcctcctccggcccttgaagccgctctccctcctgactggtccagagttcctcctgttcctctttaatgtgtgggggctctgggtcctcctggtccagactggggctccagtcctgctgctcagggggaacctcttcttcactgaccagcagctgtGGAGCATCTAACGGGAAGGACAAAAATAATAGAAACAGTTAACTGAAGGTTGTTGCTACTTTTACATTATCAAAAAGAAGAGGACTGATCACACACTATTCTCACACTATTTTACAATCTTACCTTCATAAACACAAGGTGGACATCTCAGACACAATTCACCTTCTTCTGTTTTGCTAACAGTTCTCAACATGATCACAATTAGCTTCCTTACAGTGTAGCAACACCATACGATAACACCTCCCTCAGCTTATATTCATCAGGATAAGCTTCCTAGTCCAGGGCTCCTAAAACCTTTTCATGCAGACGACCCCGAAATAGATGATCAGACGGCATGGGCTGCCAGTCTGTAAGAAGTTTAAAGAGAAAGCCTATAGCAGTTAGTGCCTTGGCTTGGCCGAAAGGCTAGTCCACCATACACTGGTTCTAGCAAAATGTGGCAGGAGACTATGTTAGGCTACTTGAGATAATTTCAGATAAACTGAAGATCCAGTCAAATCAGCCTTAAGCTACCCTAATGACAGACAGTCACCCTCAGCTTCAGGCTTTACAGGTTAATTTGGACAACAGCTGAGCATTCATAtgtgaagggttagggttaggtgacTAAATGGCCCGAAAATTCAGCTCCATGCCTTGGAAATGCGTGCAACACAATCTTTGACACGGTGCACGAGCGTTGTTGAAGGCTACATTAGCTAGAAGTTACTGTTCTGTGCCTAACCTAGCCTAACAAATCTAACATTGCAGCACAGGTAGGATTGGTAGCAAGTTCAGTTGCACTGTTAAAAACCCCCAAATTTAAATTCtctcattatctactcactctCATGCCAACTGAAACACAAGTGAAGGttgtttgtccatataacacacagggagagaactAAGAAGAGAAGCTACAACAGCTAGGTAACAGAACGGCCGAAGAGGTGACGTTCGGTCGGGGTGAGGCACTTTGAGCAGGGCTCCTTCAGTTTGTGTGAAAGTGAGCGCCAGCAGGAAATTTCCTTCGTATTCTACCATTAATCATCACTGTGCCAATATATTCAGTGGTAAACATTGTTAAAGTGTCGCCCATGCATCTGGTCACTTGTGTGAGTACTCACTAATGTGCTGCTAACAGCAACATGGAGACACTGACAAAGATGTTCCACATGGAAAGAAATTCAGTTTATACAGTTTATTTTGAATTCATAAGGATATAACTCAATAACTCAAATAATATGAAGAATGTGCTAAGTATGCACAACTTGCACAGACTGAACATCTGCCCCACAACAGAAACTACGATGCACAAACCATTCTGACAGCAGCTACTGGAGTTCAGCTGTAATCCTCCAACAGCTCTGGGTTGAACAGCTGTTGGAGGATACTATTGAACAGCGGTAACTTTATTAAGACAGCAGACATCCTTCTGAGTTTCCTGGTATTTTTGTCTCATTAAGTATACATTCTGTTATCCTTCAATTAACTCTACAGTCCTCCTTCATTAACAAATACCACGCactataatacaatataatccTTTTACAGCTTTAGTTTCACTGTATAATTAATCTAATGATGCCACTGAGCATTTTGACTCAATTTTTGTTCTACGGTTTTCGCAAACGTGATACATgttgtacttttattttgaaggccaaacagattttttttttccggtCTTAGGCTGACTAACTCTGTCTACCTTGACGTAGCTGTGGGAAGCTAactgctagctgttagctaatGAAAGGAAACACAAGATGGACTCTGTCCCTCCTGTTCAGTCAGCTGGTTTAAAGGCAGCAGcttgtaaaataatgtaaaagcGGTGATCTGTCACTTTACTGAGATCAGTGCAGTAAGTATAATGTAGAAAAACCTTCTACAAACCTGCTTTGTTGATCTGGATCTCAGGCTTCAGAACATCTTCCAGCAGCCTGCGTTGGCGATCAATCTCTTCCTCGTACTCTGCTatcgttctttcaaacagcccaaatatctcttcaacagccgcagttagtcgctgcTTCACCGACGCTCTCAGCTGCTGGACTCTGGACATTTTTTACACAGTGACATGAACACAAGTGTCTGCTACTTCGCTTCGAAGATAAACAACTAGCCCAGCTAGCTCTGGCGCACGAATGTGACGTCATATTCCGTTGCAGCGGAGAGAAAGGGTCGAAGTGCGACCTCTGGCCGTGAGGCTAACTATCACTGGCTGGATGAAAGCATGGACTCGCCTCACCTTTGTGCAGGGAACACAGCTATTAGACAGCAGCCTGAGTCTCTGCTTTCCAACGTTCATAAGCAAACACTTGATGATTGGAAAACTGCTTTCAGGCATATTTTTTCCCTCTACAAATAATCAGCATGTACTGTACAAAATAAGATCATAGCCTATATTAAAGAGTGGGTTGATAAAGGTGTAGTTTTTATTGTAGATATGCTTAATGAAAGAGGTGAATGTCTGGATTGAAGAACAAAAGTACAGGAAGACTCACAATGTGCAAATGTCATTAAGTGTATTTCTTCAACACTGCTGGCCCTCATTAACGCAGCTTTGTTATTTGATCCTTGAGAAACTCCCTCGCCATCAGTTGCTGGAAGGGATCTTACAAATCGCTGTAATAGTCATGTTTAGTACTGCGAAGTTTGGCTCTTTAGTGAGATTCGGTTCATTTATGAGTCACTCTGTGAAAAGATTCGTTCTCCTTCAGTTGACTCAGTTGGACATTCTGCgcgggtgagagagggaagacttTGGATCAATGATGAACGAGAGTCGAAACAGTGGGTTCTTGTCTATGAACAGTGTAATGTCCACCGGGCACCGCTAGAGGGCAGAGTGGCTTTCAATCAGTGAGAACCGTGTAGACTCAATCAACGAGGACCGTGCCTATAGATCAGAATCACATTTATCGCCAGGGACATTAACATATATGAGGTGAGGTTGGAgcgaaataaataaaaaatagcaaataaaataataaattagagAACAAATCAGAACACAATGAAACTAAGGACAGAGGGAAATCAACAGCGGTAAGACAGTGACGGCTCATGAAGTTGACTATGTTTAACTATTATAATAAATATGGCTGTTATACGTCAAgtaagttctatgtcaaaacactcccacagacctgtactttcactacaAACTAACATTTAGGGCCAAGCTGTTTAAGAAAAGTCACagcaggccctcaaagtcagccatactaacactgtgacatttgtagaataaagtatctaagacacacattcaaaacacacacactagtctcaagtcttgagttGAGTTTTGAGGCTTCCACAGCTTCATCCTGTTTCTGACACTGAGATTCCCACATGGCCGCACTAAAGGACAGCGCACTTTCCACTAAACTCTTGTACACAGATCTTTTTGGCAGCAGGTGGCGGATTGGTTACTTTCACAAGcaattttcttacttttgtccCCTCTCACAATTATGTGGGGAGTTCATGATGACCAAAATACCTTATTGAATACAATGTATTGCTTGGCAAACTTTACATATTGAATACCAATATGAataccaaataaaccaaataaacagTTATCATTGGCTTCATTTATTTCCTTCCGCAGACATCACTAATTGTTGGAAAGGCTAATGATGAGAGGAAAAGGTAAAGGATTTGCTTTCGGTGGTAAATGGGAAAAACGGTTCTAAAAGCATGGAATACTGAGCTTTGAAACGtcctatttgtttttgtattcttcttttcctcttttcctttatTTATAAGAACTGTAACTGGAGTGtataatattttattatgttctgttcttttatgtAACTTTATGagttttatttatgtatatgcatatatgACTATACCTGCATTTGCGTATATCAGACTTTCTCTACCTTTTTTCTTCATAACTGGGCTGTGATCTCCATTCTGTCTGGTTAATATACTTTGTTTTACACTTGTtatgtttacagtgtttttcttcttttctgaagtttctacatgtttatgtttctgtcattttgtgtgttttgtgttgtattgtcatttttgtcaataaaaaaacaaaaaaaaactcttgtACACAGTCTCTAACACGGAGCAGGTGTAAGTCCTGCACACATTTCCTAAAAATAGTcagttttatttgtgaaaatgtgtgccTGTATATTTAAAGTTATCAACAGTCTCAACCTTTTGCCCATTGATAGCTTCTGCCCGAGTGTCCTGAAGACATCTTTGCCATCATGTATGTCAAGCTCTTTTGTTTTAGAAACATTCCTCTGCAGAGCCTGTGCATGATTCAAATACAGATTATCCTTTGTGGCGTCGCCTTGATGTAACTAAGGCCACATCATCAGCATTTTTAAATAAGGTAAAATGTGGGTCATTAATGATGAATTCATTTGTATATACAGAAAATAACAAAGGTGATCAAAGTGTACCCTGTGGTGCTCCTGATCTCATCTGAGAGACTGCTGTTAATAACTGACATTAATAATAATCCTTTGTGGGCGGTTGAAGAGAAAATCTTTAATCCAATGTCTGATGCCAGCATGAACTCCTAGATCCAGGAGCCTTGGTCAAATATGTGACTATGTGTTTGCataccattttcttttttgtgaccaaatgttttttaatcctTTCTTTTGCATGCTATTAAAAAcagaactaaaataaaataaaaagtatcCCAGCATCACCTGTATGTGCTTTGCTGGAGTGTTAAACAGAGCCACAGTGGCATCATCTGTACCTCTGTGGCTCTTATAAGAGCTGCAGAGGGtccaaaaaaaatcttgtaacggaggaatcgatgaagtgagtgagtaaacttgttaaactactacagtaaacttgttaaactagtaaacttgctacctgcctcttcacttgtcattgtgggtcacgtgaccttcagcaggataaagatctgtcaaagtgagactggtaaccggtgacatttctctgtaggtacgattagcttagctgttagcatttatgcacggtttgtccttagtaggcctccgtagtgcagtggctttgttgtgagtttgtttacatatatgttgcggtttctgtcgccctctagtggtcagaaagttctgcttattgcagctttaaaagtcTCTAAAATCGAATGGACTAGAAGACAGTGAGACCTGCCCATCAGGACATTACGCTCTTGCCTTCTTAGCATTGCCGGTACAAAACTTCCTCTCAGCCTTATCCTTATACTCTAGCTTTTCCTTTATGCACTCCTTCAGTTCCCTAGTCACCCAGgatttattatttgttattaggGAATACTCGGACCATTTTAGTGAGTACAGAATTGGCCTCGTAGAACATCATGTGTGATAGTGTCCGTCAGTTCATGTACACTGTCACAGTTAATTAAAGAAAAGTTGTCCGTGTTTTAGACTCCTCCGTCCATATTTGTCTCTCCTTCTTCGCAGGTCGCTTGCATTTCACCTTCAGCGATCAGACCGCAGTGTTGTCATGGTTTTGGAATTAACTCAGTCCAAACATCTCTGAATACCATGATAGCTGCATGGCCACTGACtaagaattttattttttttcccccagatgCATCTCCAGCATTGTATTGTAGCATTGTCTATCTAGCATTGCAGCTAACCAACGCTGATTGGCCAAGTGGCCTCAAATGTAAAAATCGTCACGGAAGCGACAGTGTTACGACATTGTCAGCAGCTCATAAATAGAAATGTTATTCCTCATTGgcacaaaaaatacaaattccTTTTCCGCAACAAACATCACTTGTCAGCTTTCACTGACACTCTGGTAGAAACGATTTGCTGATGTAAAATTAAATGTCACAGTGGATAAGACTGTTGTAGCCGATCGGCTCGCTGCccggggttagggttagtgtggAACACACAACACTGACACATCTGGGGAACATCTGCAGcctggtggtagtagtagtagtagttgtagtagtactatcagtagtagtagtagcagtagtagtatcagcagcagtagtagtagtagtaaaccatatataaaaaagcaaaacatgaTGTGAGAAAATTGCCTGACAATATGAAAGCTGGTTACATTttatgaagaaaaatgaattaaacTGAATAATGGAGCAGTCCAACAacgttttttttaatggaatgaAAGTTGACTACATTTTTGCACGTATAACTGAAAaacttactattactattagttAATATTAGTAAAATACTACTAAACATACTATTTTAAACTAAGCTGTCTTGCAATGAGCAACCAGTAAactattttttcaattttaattcaataaaataGCTCAGTGACTAAACAATATACAAGTAAACAGTCTGACAGAGTAAATGAACAGTTGAAGAGTCCATTGACCAGCGAGCCcgaggagtaaaaaaaaaaaaaaaaaagcatcaaggACTTCACAATGAAGCGGGTGAAAGATCTGGCTGCATCCcgaaccacaacactgactagaAGGGTTTGGGTTTCCTCCTGAATGATGGACTATCATGATGTGTCTCTAGTTTATTGTTCTGTTACTGCTGAACAGTTcagctcaaccagcagctctgcagcttcacctgctgctgctctcaccacAACACTTATGCTTTTTTTTAGGCTGGCGAAAACTCTTCccacaaacactgcaactgtacggtttctctcctgtgtggattctcatgtgtgtCTTTTGAGTAGACTTCCGACTAAATCTTTGcccacagactgagcaactaaatggtttctctccagtatgGACTCTCATATGTGTATCCAGTGCCCACCTGACCGTAAAGTGTTTCTTACAAAATGGACACCTGAAAAGTTCCACTGTATGTTTACTCGTGTGTCTCCACAGGTCTCCCTTCAGACTGAATCTTTTGCCACAAAGTGcacaactaaatggtttctcccctgtatgACTGATCATGTGTGTCTGGAAACGTGTCTCTTGGACAAATCTTTTGCCACAAAGAGTGCAACTAAACTGTTTTTTCCCAGTATGAGATCTGTTATGACTTACAAGGATCTCATTGTTTTCCACTGTTACTAAACCCGACTCATCTTCACTCctcacagggacaggagtgaaTGGGAACTCAGTGATATCGGCCTCCTCTGGGCCTggaagctgctctccctcctgactggtccagagttcctcctgttcctctttaatgtgtgggggctctgggtcctcctggtccagactggggctccagtcctgctgctcagggggaacctcttcttcactgaccagcagctgctggacgtCTGGAGGGAAGAGCAAAGAATAACATCAACAGTTAACATACAGCTAGTCTTTCTCTGTACCTAAACATGTGACTTTGCCTGCTGTAGCCTCTCTTATGAAGCAAGTTCAACAGTCAGAGTatccaaaaaaagcaaaaagaccACTCTCTTAGACATTCTCTtacattaaaaatgtctttattgaTATGGCATGGTTGTACTGAACATTAAAAAATGAACTCCAGTGCGTTTCGGCCACATGACTTCGTCAGGGGAGTGTGACAGTCAGAGTATCTTCTGGCTTCACAAAACCAATGATGGTAATCCAGAATAACTAGTTTGACCAAATTCATTATCACCTCACTGTCAACCCAATTCAGGTATGAGCATATTCACATAAAAGTAGCGGGGTTTGTGACAAATAGCCTATCACATTCTAAGATGAAGCTTTAtagatccctgtggggaaatacGGTGGTCCCAGTGggaagtaataggattcagcagaggaaacagaatagaaatgtaataaataaacaatacaaatagTAGAAAAAGTGACATTAATGAAGAAAAGCATGTAAAAGCGGAAGTATAGGCAAGAAATGgatattaatatttttgttCTCTGAAAAACTAttgtaatgaataaatatgagcgatacaaaaacaacagtgaagaAGTAAGATTGTTACTGTTGCCAAGTAGGGCTGCACAGTGTATCGTATTTTATCACTGTGATATGACAGACGAAGGGCTGCAACATCAGAACAGGATCAGTCAGAATGGTAAAGAAAAGGCTTGCCTTCACTCCTGGGTGGGAAACGAAACTACGGCTGCGGTATTAAGCACAATAGTAGTTTAGCTTCAAACGAGCCAAACTGGGCTGCAATGCctcattttaaaggaatagttcacccaaaaattaaaattaccaaacctcacgagGCCACCGCGGCCGcacaaggtttgtgtgtgcgacagtgcgcgacctccatctcgtgaggtttggtaatgcggaagtaaaTGCAATGCCGATCGActcgattttcatgaaataatggatcaaatttcgCTTTTTTCCACTCAGAGTGATCGTCAGGCGTCAGAAGGCTTGGATTATACTACAcgagctttatggagtaattttatggacatttattgccctttttgaagcagaacgtccggctcccgagcctggagaactccaggtaagttgtatgaagaaaaaacactcacctgAGTTTGTACTGGcgtgagaatgagtagataatgaccgaatttaaatttttgggtgaactattccttcaagagtaactgaacctcaaacccaaatctgtgaagtctgacacctaatggtgaaaagtagggcactgaactggccttctgctattggctggtctttgtgccaggtgatgtcaccacctatTTCGTATAATACGTAGGCTATTGATATATTTAtcaatattatatatttttatttttccgtGAAATGATAAATACTGAGAACAAGAGTTAATAGAAGTAGTTTGAGGTACAGAGAGGAGCGAGGTCACGTGACGCTCACGAGACGAAGGGGAAGGATGCCGACTAGAGAGCCTCACTTAGCCTAGGACTCGTAgttatgaataaataatgagcAAGAAAATCATACTGTAGCTATTTGTTACAGCCTCTCTGATGTAGGTCTATACTCTAAATAAATGCCTACAGGTCCATTCCACGTCTGTCCCTAAAGCACCGCTTGCGCAGACGTTTACACCGGCTGGCGTTGAGATTTAAAATTACAATTTCTCAAACTCTGGAAATGCTATGGTCTCATCCTtccttgagttttttttttttttttaaatatttgggctttaaagGCTTTTCATAATTCTAAAAAAACTTggattgtaaatacatttttgcaattttctccCTGCAACGGGCTACAGCACGCTGATAGACAGATGTgaaaatctctccctctcctccttttttccatcCAGCAATTTAGCGCCATCAAAACATGTAAAGTAATTTTACACATGATTACTGACATACCTTAAAAACAACGATGAGGCGCACAGAGACAAGAAACGTGCGATAGTCTGCGATATTCATTGCGCAGTAGTATTGCGCTTCTGTATTTCCATTGAATATCCAATCATGAATACCGACAGCTAGTCGACATGAACAGACTTTTTTAAGACAAGCCATGCCAAAGAACCGCTTCAGAGAACTCCTGTGGGAGTGTCGACTGTCGGTCggaggaatagaggagaggagagagagaggtgtgtgagtAATCACGTTCCCAAAAGGATTTAAAGGACAGAGCTCATTACgtgtataaatatttgacattaaacaaatgttattcatGCTGGttatttctttttgttgtatactatatatactgtaacatAGGCTATAGGAAATATGAGATGAGTGCGTGAGTAAAGGCACTTTCCAATAATTCCATGCAATAAATTCAGATGAACaatcctgtcatgttttttatagtttgttacagtttatcatttaattggtAAGTCCCTTTTTGCTGTCTTGCTactcaagtgcttttggtgATGTGCCTGCAATAATTTATATAATAAATTATACAAtagaatgttaaaaaaaaaatgcggtGATGATGGTAATGAGCTCAACTCCGCCGTAGGTGTCACATGACTGCGGTATTGCGGTAACCGTCACAGCCCTACGACCAACTTTGTATTTCGTGGTGGTGCAGATgagcctctgtatgggaaacactgcatctcgcagCCAAacacgccctctagaggccgtcTCACAAAGCGttcatgactgactgactgacctgaatttgcttCTCGATGCCCTCGCTGcaccatggggaaaaaaaaacttaaaaaaaaaaaacttaaaaactgAGAATGTCACATAACGGCATCTTGGTTTTCATGAAAAATTTGATTTTCCCATTTGTATTTACCTTTTCATTGGGTCTGTCCAACGCGCTCCACCCATAATTataatatttccgacagcatgTCAAGGCAGCATCGGCTTCCTGCTGTAGTGACTGTTGACCCTGTGCAGAACAAG
This region includes:
- the LOC144542908 gene encoding uncharacterized protein LOC144542908, encoding MISHTGEKPFSCALCGKRFSLKGDLWALDTHMRVHTGEKPFSCSVCGQRFSRKSTQKTHMRIHTGEKPYSCSVCGKSFRQPKKKHKHMTSHTGEKPFDCTVCGKKFGFKEHLQTHMRLHTGEKPFSCSVCNKNYRERGALVRHMKVHTGEKPFSCSVCGKSFGEKVDLKRHMRVHTGEKPFSCSFCEKRFSEKGNLKKHMRLHTGETPYSCSVCGRGFYCLSNIKRHKCAGESSSK